From the Alphaproteobacteria bacterium genome, the window ACATTTGCTGCAGACTATTTGCCCTTAATTAAAGCCACAAGCTTAGAGAGTGATTTTAATGCATTATGGCGTATACCGTTCGATCGCCCCCGCTGGTGGTCTACGGAAAAAGGGGCTTTTATTGGCCTTGTATTGGGAATATTTTCTGCTTTTACTAAAGGTTCGCAATTAAAGATTTTCCTGAAAAAGGGTAAGAACACAGTTGAATGGATACTGACGCGTGTCTTTGCACAGCTTATCCCGATTTTTGTTTTGGGATTTGCTGCCCATATGATTCAAACAAAACTACTTGACCATGTAATGACTCATTATGCTGTTTTGGTTATGTGGCTAACGGCATTTTTATTTGTATATCTAATATTTCTATTCTTCCTCGGAGCCGGATTTTCTGTAACCCGTATTCTGTCAAATATTAAAAATATGCTCCCGGCAGGGGGAATGGCTTTAACGTCCAGTTGCAGTATGTCCACTATGCCCTGGACGATTGAAGGATCTGCTAAAAACCTTCATAATCCGTTATTGGCAAAAGCCATAATTCCAGCGACGACGAACATACAGCAAATTGGAGATTGTTTTGCAAACACCTTTCTATGTTTTTTAATCTATCGACATTTTTTCGGCCATAACCCTGACATGATGACGTGGCTTCTGTTTAGTAGCGTATTCGTTCTTGCCCGATTTGCTACTGCAGCTGTCCTTGGGGGTGCGATCTTTATTATGTTGCCAATTTATGAATCTTATCTTAATTTTACACCGGAAATGATCGCCATTATTCTTGCGTTGAATGTGGTTTTAGATCCTTTAATTACAAGTTGTAATGTTATGGCAAATGGTGCTTTATGCCGCGTATTTGAACGTATTTGGGCTATGATTCAAACCCTATTACCCTCTTCAAGCTTAACCAAAGCCCCGTCTCCCTTGGGAAAAGGTTTGCCTGACCATTCAGGAGTAAGCTATGAGCTCATTGCAAAAACTGATCTCCCTTGAACTCAAAGCAGAAGCGTTAGGCTTTGAATGGCCCAATACCTTGGCAATCATTGATCAAGTCGTAAGTGAATGTGATGAGATTCGTCAATCTCTCACGTTGAAAGAAGGCAATGATAGGCTTCAAGAGGAAGTTGGAGATTTGCTATTATCTGTTTTATCTTTGAGTGTTTATGAAAGACTAGATATTGAAAAAATCATAGCGGATGTGGCAAATAAATTTCAGGGACGCCTTGATGCTCTTGAAACTATAATGAAAGTTCGGGGTTATGATTCATTAAAAAATCAATCTTTTGATATCATGCTTGAATTATGGGAAGAGGCCAAAAGATTTGTTGACTCAAAACGCTTGTAATCCTTCGCTTTCTTTCTTATTTAAAGTTCTATAGAATGAAACGCATTAACCTTTTAGAGAATTGAGATATTTTATGTTTGGAATGGGAAAACGCTTGCATCATCACCATCATGAGGGCCCTTGTGACCACGACCATGGTGAGGAAGAGGAAAACAATGATATTACCATCCATGGGGCTGAAGATTTTGTAGGAATGCGCAAAGCCGGCAAATTGGCATCGCAAACCTTAGATTTTATTACTCCTTTTGTAAAAGCAGGCGTTACCACTGAAGAGTTGGATCAGTTATGTCATAAATTTATTGTTGAAAAAGGTGCTATTCCCGCTCCCTTAGGATATAGAGGGTTTCCAAAGTCTATTTGTACTTCAATTAACCACGTTGTTTGTCACGGTATTCCGGGAGATCGAAAACTCTTGGATGGTGACATTTTGAATATTGACGTCACGGTTATTGTAGATGGTTGGCATGGCGACACCAGTCGTATGTTTACTGTGGGTAAGGTTGGGGTGAGAGCAAAGAAATTAATAGACGTCACTTATGAAGCGATGATGCGAGGGATTGAAGTTGTTCGACCGGGCGCTACTCTTGGGGATATTGGATATGCTATTCAATCCTTTGTTGAAAAGCAGGGATTTTCTGTCGTACGCGATTTTTGTGGTCATGGCCTTGGAAAAATATTTCATAGCCCTCCCAATATTGTTCACTTTG encodes:
- a CDS encoding nucleotide pyrophosphohydrolase, whose translation is MSSLQKLISLELKAEALGFEWPNTLAIIDQVVSECDEIRQSLTLKEGNDRLQEEVGDLLLSVLSLSVYERLDIEKIIADVANKFQGRLDALETIMKVRGYDSLKNQSFDIMLELWEEAKRFVDSKRL
- the map gene encoding type I methionyl aminopeptidase; this encodes MGKRLHHHHHEGPCDHDHGEEEENNDITIHGAEDFVGMRKAGKLASQTLDFITPFVKAGVTTEELDQLCHKFIVEKGAIPAPLGYRGFPKSICTSINHVVCHGIPGDRKLLDGDILNIDVTVIVDGWHGDTSRMFTVGKVGVRAKKLIDVTYEAMMRGIEVVRPGATLGDIGYAIQSFVEKQGFSVVRDFCGHGLGKIFHSPPNIVHFGKPGQGLELREGMFFTIEPMINAGRYEVKILSDNWTAVTRDKSLSAQFEHSLGVTTNGYEIFTRSEK
- a CDS encoding dicarboxylate/amino acid:cation symporter; the encoded protein is MDNFLVTLWDSLKQRSIQTILFLVAYVLIAPYLPREIHEGLYTISLFMKDTLIWIMPLTVGFFIAYTVNSFERQAPLFVLVLLIFETCSNFSSVWYAFGSATFAADYLPLIKATSLESDFNALWRIPFDRPRWWSTEKGAFIGLVLGIFSAFTKGSQLKIFLKKGKNTVEWILTRVFAQLIPIFVLGFAAHMIQTKLLDHVMTHYAVLVMWLTAFLFVYLIFLFFLGAGFSVTRILSNIKNMLPAGGMALTSSCSMSTMPWTIEGSAKNLHNPLLAKAIIPATTNIQQIGDCFANTFLCFLIYRHFFGHNPDMMTWLLFSSVFVLARFATAAVLGGAIFIMLPIYESYLNFTPEMIAIILALNVVLDPLITSCNVMANGALCRVFERIWAMIQTLLPSSSLTKAPSPLGKGLPDHSGVSYELIAKTDLP